The Fusobacterium massiliense DNA window TGCTTTTAATGAACCAGGTTCATCTTTAAAATCAAGAACAAGAGATAAAGAATTAACAGAGGATACAATACTTAGCAATTCAAGATTTTTTGATAATGATATGACAAAAGTTCCAAAACTTGCTTTGACAGTTGGAGTAGGAACAATTATGGATGCAAGAGAAGTATTGATTATGGTAAATGGATATAATAAAGCAAGAGCTTTGTATCAAGGAGTTGAATGTGGAGTAAATCATTTGTGGACTATATCAGCTCTTCAACTACATGAAAAAGCTATAATTGTTGCTGATGAAGAAGCATGTTCTGAATTGAAAGTAGCGACATATAGGTATTATAAAGATATTGAAAAGAAAAATTTGAAAGTAACTAACTTAATGGAAAATTTATCTATTTAATTTTATACATAATGGGGTATAATAAGGAGATGAAAAGTTTTAGAATTGGAGGATTTTAAAAAATGCCTAAGAAAAAAGTAGTTATAGGAGTAATTGGCTCAGATTGTCATACTATTGGAAATAAAATTATACATTCAAAATTGGAAGAAAATGATTTTGATGTTGTAAATATAGGAGCTTTATCTCCACAAATAGACTTTATAAATGCCGCATTAGAAACAAATTCAGATGCAATAATCGTTTCCTCAATATATGGATATGGAGAATTAGATTGTCAAGGAATTAGAGAAAAATGTAAAGAGTATGGTTTAGGAGATATTTTACTGTATATTGGTGGAAATATCGGTTCAAATAATGAAGAATGGGAAAAAACCGAAAAAAGATTTAAAGAAATGGGATTTGATAGAGCATATAAACCAGGAACACCAATAGAAAAAACTATTGAAGATTTAAAAAAAGATCTTGAAGTGGAGTAGATATATATGAAAAAAATATATATGACTATTGATTTTG harbors:
- the glmS gene encoding methylaspartate mutase subunit S encodes the protein MPKKKVVIGVIGSDCHTIGNKIIHSKLEENDFDVVNIGALSPQIDFINAALETNSDAIIVSSIYGYGELDCQGIREKCKEYGLGDILLYIGGNIGSNNEEWEKTEKRFKEMGFDRAYKPGTPIEKTIEDLKKDLEVE